Within Leptolyngbya sp. KIOST-1, the genomic segment CAACCTTAGAAGAGCTGCTGACGGCCTACGAGCCGCCAATTGATGGTCCACTGTTCCCCGGCGACCTGGGGCCGATGTCGTTTCAGGCCTGCGACAACTTTTTGCGCCGGGCCCTGGAGCGGGCCGGGCTAGACCATAAGGGCTACAGCACCCACAGCTTCAGACGCACACTGATCACGCGGCTGTCTGAAAAGGGGGTAGACCTGAAAACCCTGCAGTCGATTACAGGGCACCAGGATTTAAAGGTGTTGGTGGGCTACATCGAAGCAAACCCACGGCGGGCACAGCGGGCGATCGCGCTGCTGTAGGGGCCAACTGTACCCAATTAGCAGACAAAATATACTAGAGCAAC encodes:
- a CDS encoding tyrosine-type recombinase/integrase → NNRHGKASIFTDADLVKLRKQIENPKHRLMFDIARWTGERMGAVRQLDVADVYDLHGRPRAFITFKARTRKAAPGGVRRTRECPTHPTLEELLTAYEPPIDGPLFPGDLGPMSFQACDNFLRRALERAGLDHKGYSTHSFRRTLITRLSEKGVDLKTLQSITGHQDLKVLVGYIEANPRRAQRAIALL